aatcttccgctgtgcatttgctcattttagagacattacttggagtcattcatgacatatttcaaaagacgttgcattcgagtcattgagttcacaaagattattattaagtcaattatagttagatatattataaaatggtatgcatgccgtcaactttcgatgaaatgaaagattgtcttttcaaaaatgaatgcaatgattgtaaaatgtatcatatagaggtcaagtacctcgcgatgtaatcaactattgtgaatcgtttataatcgatatggacttcgttcggatggattaggacgggtcgtttcaagttATACACAAAATTATAATTCGAGTCCTTCAAGTTTTTTAATTGAATTTTCGAGTCCTTTTAATTGCATAATTTGACAATTCGCGTCCCTCTGTCTACCTGCCGTCTAAATTGGCCGTTAAGTGTCGTCATGTGATTAACACGTGATGGACATTTTTGGCTTTGTTTTTTATTTTAGCATTTTTTTCCCTGTTGGTCCCTCGTTTTTAAAATGTTTAGCTACAGTGATCCCTCAAGTCATTAGAAACGAGGGACTACTGGCgcaaaaaaatattttaatttatttatttttaaatttataaatttataatataattataattatatttacttttTAAAATTCTTATAATGTAATTATATTTACTTTTCTATAATTTGTTCCGGGTTtcttaaaagatgatgatgaacattTGATTATTTTCTGGGTTTTGTTTATGATGAataccatgatgatgatgatgatgatgatgatgatgatgatgatgatgatgatgatgatgatgtacgtaGAGATGATgaggagatgatgatgatgaacaaatGGGTTTCCTATATAATTTCTTGGTTATaattaatttttttcttttttaataaaTGCGTTTTTGTTTTAGCACTTATTTAAAATTTAAATTGATGCAATTGCTTAGATTTGATTATCTGAAGTGAGGGATATTTGGATGTTAAATATAATATGTGAATGATATATTGATTCATGAATAATTACTTGCAACTTTGTGTATAAACGAAGgatcaacggagcaaaaaagtcgaagaaaagagtaatagacgattttaccctcacatgcatgacacatgtcaagggttaacggcCAATTTAGATGACAGGTAGACGGGGGGGACTAGGATTGCCAAATTATGcaatcaaaagaatttaaaaatccaattaaaaacatgagggactcggattgcaatttcgtgtataatttaaggaccaacggagcaaaaaagtcttttattttatttttgtttttttaagaaattcataaatattaaaattaagtgaaaatataaacatttaaaaaataCGTTGTGTGATAAacattattattttactagaaacgctcgaagaaatagcaTTCATCGTAATGCATGTTATTTTTCGAGCTTTTTTTTTTCATCTTTTGTGAAGTTTTATTTTTTCAAAATTCAGGCCGATTATAGTTTAGGGTTTACTGTtttgagtttagggttttgggttcacgaacaaaacccaaaacactaaaccttaaacctcaaatcttaaactctaaaccgttcgtgttaaaaatttaatctagactctaaatctaaaccctaaagccTAATTTCTAAAATTTAATTTCTAAAACCTAAAAAAAACTCTCGAAGAATAACATGTGTCATTTTATCATGAATAACATTTATCGATGCATGTTAATTTTTTTAGCGTTTTTCTGGTCAAAATTAAATTGTCTTtttaaaatgttcatattttcatgcgaTCTTactatttataaaataataataataattaaaaaattacTTCTCTATTCTCagaaaagtgtttccctcttgatatttatatatatatatatatatatatatatatatatatatatatatatatatatatatatagtggtaggatcaaggagtaagtaaccaatcggggggaagcaaattttttttccgttttttgaaaaaactttattcacgaacattatagattggatgaaaatatgaacatttaataaagacactttgtgataaatgtttttattttagcgaaaaaacgctcgaagaattaatatataacaattatcttgtttttcgagcgtatgttgaggctttagatattagggtttagaaatttagtgtttaggttttagatttagggtttagatttaggatttagattgagtttttaacacgaacggtttagggtttagggtttaggtttagagttttgggtttagggactaaacccaaaacactaaaccctaaactctaaatagggctaaattttacttcacaaaacatgggaaaaaaaacgttaacattcttcactattaatattatcttgaatgttatttttgtcgatcgttttcccgcctaaataataacattcatcacgaagtgtcttttttaaatgttcatattttcgtgtgatcttgatgtctgaaaaaaaatatccaaaaaagcgagaaaaaaaaatttacttcccccgattggttacttccccattgatcctgcctatatatatatatatatatatatatatatatatatatatatatatatatatatatatatatatatacatacatacatacatacatacatacatacatacatacacacacacacacacacatatagtaTCGAATCCACCGGTCGAACATTTTTAGCGTGTTCGAACAATTGTAGGTATGTTCGAACAAAAAAGTGTAGAACATAAAATTATTCTAATTCATCTGTTTTTGGCCTAATTCacctttttttgttcgaattaagCTTTTATTTAATTTTAGCCGATCTAGAGTTTTGGGTTTTGGATTTAGTCCCCTAAACCACTAAACCCAAAATCGTAAACCCAAACTCTAAATCGTCCGTGTTAAACGCtaaacttaaaccctaaaccccaaaccataAACAAAAACTATAAATCCTAAATCgggctaaaaaaatttaaaaaaaaaaaaaaaaaactgaattaaaaaaaaaggtgaattaaaataatttttttatgtTAGAACAATTTTTTTGTAGAACGAAAATTGCTCTAACACAACCCAAAATGTTCGGCCAACTCAAAGATTGTGAAGACACAAAAGATACATGTAAAtctcgttttttttttttagacaAACAGTTAGTTGGGGATCACCCAGAGGAACTTAACCACCCACACGATCATCTCTCACAGTTGCTACGCCCAGGAGAAACCCGCACAAATCTCATACGGGGCATAGACGGTAAAACCTCCTCCCATTTACCCCTCAACGCGATGCGGGAAATGTGCTATTTAATGATACATTAGTTTTTAGTTATGTATACGCCTTCAATGAtcatttaataatataattatgagTCGTAACGGATTGACGTTGATAACTATAGATGATGATACATTGGAGAGTATTGAGTAGAAAGAGTTTCAACAACTTTGTATTAAAAATGTTAAGAGGTCGACTTATTTAAATAATAGTTTAAATATAATGCGATGACAACTACTGgggaataaaatatatattttgatgcattttctttaaaaaaaaatttgtctcTTGATTATTTTCACCAATAGCAAATTTTCATGTATTTTTCATGACAAACGGGCCCTTCAAAATTCATGAGACGGCAATATACAAGCTGTTTAATGTTTGCCCACCTTTAGATTTATAGTACTTTGTCCCATTTCATTGTAAGGCCTTATGGCCCTTAATCTAGAATAGTCTTTCTCTACTTATATATACATGTATGCATCGATTATTAGACAGGCAATTATATTCAATCATATTTAATGTTATCATTTAACACAATAATCAAAATCAAATAGGCTATAAAACCAGATAAGTGAAGACGTGGAGAAACCATAGCAACAAGCCAACAATACTTCTTGATTCCTAACCACATTCGTGCATGAAATGATTTTGTCATCATCAAACCGTAGTTTTATTACAAACATAACATCTTATTTAAATCACAAACAAAAACAATAAACATCTAGTAAAAGACATGACATGATCACTCGACCCACTTTTGAGCCACGCTTAAAAGTGACCTACTTGATGAACCATCTTGGCTCAAAGCCTTTGTACCAAAATCTTTAAGTTCACTCATTTTCGACCTCATCTTACGCCCATCTTCTCCTTTGATCAAACTTCTAACGCTCTTGTCGATTTCATCTCTTCCCACCAATCCTTTTTCATCTACTTTCACGCGGTAAGCAACAATCAAACTGTCTGTCAACAAAACGGCATTCATCTTTTGTTCAGCAAAAAGTGGCCATGCAATCATAGGTACTCCATTCACAATACTTTCTAGTATCGAGTTCCACCCACAATGTGTCAAAAACCCTCCGGTCGAGCCATGACTCAAGATCTCAACCTGTGGGGCCCATAATGACACAACCAAGCCTCGATCCTTGACCCGACCCAAGAACCCGTCGGGTAAAAACTCAAACGGGTCCATATTACTTTGTGCACTGAAATAACTCGCATTTGAATTTCCATGTGGACTTTTTATAACCCAAATAAATCTTTGACCACTTTGTTCTAACCCAAATGCCAATTCATTGAACTGCTGTTGTGAAAGGGTCCCACCACTGCCAAATGATACAAACAAAACCGACCTAGCCGGATGATTATCCAACCACTTCAAACATTCAAATCCATCACCGGTCCGGTTCTCTAAACCACTACGTATCAACGGTCCAACCGGGTAAATATCCGGTTTACACCACTCACCTTCTTCCAAAGCCTTAAAAGCACCCGGTTCCAGCTCATAAAAACTATTAACCAACAGACCCTTTGACAAACCAAACATTTTGGCCACTTCAACCATGTTTTTATACGCCTCATTTTTCTTATCTTGAAACGGTTCAGCCATATCAGTTCCTTGAACCGGAACACACCCGGGAAGCTTCACCGGTTCAACTAAATCCCTATACTCGCATGTAAACATtttgtctaaaattggtaattgaaATATGCTAACCAATGACATAGCAGAAACCGTACAAAATATATAGGCTGGAATGTTTAACTCGTTTGCAACTTCAAAACTAGGAGGGCCAAATAGGTCAACAACCAAGGCCAAGGGTTTTTTGCGAGTCGACTCGTGGGTTAACTCGGTTAAAGTATTATGTAAAGCAGGTAATGAGCGAGTTAAAGTGAGTGATATCCGAGTTTCTAAGGAGGAATCTTCTGGAATGTCGTTTAAGCTTACAGGAGGGAGGAAAATGGAGGTTATGCTTTCAGACATTGCGTTGAGGATGTCGTTTTGCGGTTTTATAGGAGCTCCGACAGCGGTGGGGATTATGAAAGTGATTAAAAGTTGACGGTGAGCGAGTAGCCGGCGAGCTAACTCGGTGAGTGGAATGAGGTGACCCATTCCTGGACTCGGAAAAATGGCTATGTGTGATTCCATTGAATTTGCAAAGATATCAGTAGTTCACCCTTTTTGTGTACCAACTACCGAACTAATAATATGAAGTTACTTTTTGTATTTGATTTATATGTACGGAATGTGAGattataaattaaatttaaataaataaattacgtAATAATTTGAAAAAAAAACAAAAGTTCGTATATGTTGtctgttttagtttttttttttattagcctgGGTTTCCTCCTCGCTATGCGAGTCGACTATATCCCAGGGCGACTACCCGCTTTACGGGCAGTCCGGAGTCATCACGGGTGAACCTCCGTGGCCAAGATGGAGTTTTTAATTGCTTGCATGGATTTGAACCCATGATCCCCTTGTTAAAGGGGTAGGCCCTTGTCCACTCCACCACCACCAACTTTTAGTTATATCTCAAGGCCGAGGAGATTTTACTTGGATATTCTGATAAGGTTGAAATCGTATATTTGGACCACATTTCACTTGGTTGATATTATTTATGCAATTTACTTTTGTACATATATAAGTGATGTTTTGTTATGcgtttataataattaaaataaaataatcaactttatcaaaacgtattataaattaatagtgtttgGATTTAATTATACTGTTTGACAAcgcaataattaaataattagttTGTTAGGTAAATCTAATTATTTGGTAAATTAACAAGTAATACACAATAATCCGATAATCACGTTTTGATGCAGTAATGAGTAACTTGCTTTTTCATTTTCACGTTTTGAATTTCTCGAATGGTAAataattgatttttttttatttaacttgTCAAACACTAGAAACTGATTATTTACGATTTAAAAACGTAATAATCAAATAATCAAGTTCTAAATGCAAAAAGAAACAACCCCTACTAATAAGATAAGATTTACATACTTGACAAATtaataatctttatatagtttaaaCATTACTCCCTATTACATTATAATAGTGTAATGTAATACTGATCCTTATACTTTGGATTTGATTACTGAAATTTGTTAGtcacttcgttccatttatgttgttaaCATTAATTTTGTCTGTACAGAAAAATATTTGTTTACAAAAAGAACAAATAAAATTACAATATTTATCCGCTCTAATTATTTTTATTCATTTAATTTTAATTAGTAAATAAACATTCGATTAGTCAAACATGTCTTTTATATACACACAGTAATAGTGTAACTGAAGATACAGAAGATGAAGGTCAACAAGCTCATACCTCAAGTCAACGCATCAAGCTCAAGAATTACCTCAGGCAATGTAACAGTATTTAGTTAGGGTAGTTATAGTTAATTGTGCAGTTAACAAATGTAATTAAGTGTAATTACCTAgtatataaacgttaagtctacAGTGTATTGTAATTATTCTTTTTCAATCTAATGAGAATCATTTTTGCTCTCAATGTTCATCCTCTTCATCTTGATGTTATGGTATCAGACATGAATCACAAGATGTGATTCATCAACATCGATCCAAATCATCACaataatcatcatctaatcatcatgATATCATTCCGCAATCAACTTTTATCATAAATCAACACTCCGATTCAATCATTCATCCGTCAATTTTTCCCCAATTTTATGATCATAAACCCTAAAACTCAAAAACACCAAATTCAATCTAATCGATGGCGAACACAAACGATGATGTCAATTCCACAATCATCCATTATTTCTACATCAACATGATCATCCTGGCATAATTCTAATCTCTAAGAAACTCACAGGCTCGGACAATTACAGTTCATGGCGACGATCGACCACATTTGCATTAAATGCCAAAAATAAACTCAAGATCGTTACAGGAGAATTCACTAAAACTAATGTTGATCCTCAACACAAAGCACTTTGGGATAGAACAAATGATATGATCATCTCCTGAATCTTAAACACCATTACAAATCAAATAAGCAACTCACTTAACTTCGTTAACACTGCAGCTGCACTGTGGAAAGAATTACAATAACACTACTCACAATTGGATTTCAACTCACCAATGACATCTCAGAGTTGAAACAATCAGATTGCACATTATATGTATACTATCAGAAACTAAAAAGCCTATGGGACCAAATGAAGCGACTAATGAAGTTTCTCATGGGTTTAGATGACTATTCTTCAAGTGTACGAGGACAAATCCTCTTGATGTAACCTTTACCTTCTGTAGCCAAGGCTTATAGCATGATCAGACAGGAAAAAAAGTAAAGAGAGAACACCATTGCCAAAGTCTCAATCTCTGCTGCATTATCTGCTCAATCACAAAGAAAATACACTCACAATGCATCCAAATGGACTTCAAACAAattcaacaacaacaacttcatagAATGAAAGAGCACCTTCAAGAAATGGATTTTCAATGGTAATTGTGGACTCAAAGGACATCATAAAGATGAATGTTACAAGTTAGTAGGCTATCCAGTTGGACATCCACTTCATAGAAGATACAAACCACCATCAAAATCAACTTACAACACCACAATCCCACTCAAAACTGTTAATCTTGTAACCAATACTGTTGGGCCAAGTCAACAAGCTGAAAGTGCAGAGTTGGGGATGAATGCATGCATGGATCATTTTCAAAATCAGCTAAACCAAGTCATACTAATGATGCAATCTCAACAACAGTCCATAAATGATGTGACCTCAGGTACTACAAAACTCATTGCTTCTCATCTTACTTGTCAAAAGTATAGGTTCATTGCTTCTATTGTTTCTCAACTTAAAAATGCTTGGATAGTAGATAGTGGTGCTACTGACTATGTCTCCACCTCCCTCATACATATGCACAATATTCACCATCTGAATACACCTATTGAAATTAGACTACCAAATGCCCACTTAACTCAAGTAACTCAATCTGGGTTTTTTACATAATCAACACATAACCTTACACAATGTcttttatgtgacaacccggaaatttccgaccaaatttaaactttatctttatattatttcgacacgataagcaaagttgtcaagttgaatctcaagaattttaaactatgttcatacattcatttaacctcgaccaaattccaacgattcacgaaccactatataaatggatatgattatatatgtgtataggtatagttatattaattgaaaatgttaacaaagtattagatgtataatactttacataaacgtatataagtttattatattatcgacgagattaaaagataatatcaaatgattgaattatctgtgatatgattacgagtctctgttatgaggtccactatgatttgagaaatctattctttttaatggtattcagaataaatggtaatatgattcacaagtaagaacaaaagtgtcattaacgagtgtTAGTCAAAAGTTATAGGAGATTCCCGTCTAATTTTTAAAAGCATGCTTTACAGTGATtgcctcgtgtcccttgataaattaattatttagttttcatattattaaaaaccttatttgatataataacttttattatttaaatgagtttaaactatataaaacgaactttgaaacataattagttttgaaaaattaaataaatatttcaattaaatATAATGTGTACaaagttatattttaaatattgatatatacataaatatatatattttacaaaacataatattaacttagatataaaacgttttgaattaaatatactttgataagtaatgagaagttgatttatagaagcaaatgaccaaaacactcaaatgattaagatacATCTTAAGTGATATAGTTACTAAtatctaagtctatattttgtcaaaggtacgagtcactaaacgtaaaatgctagttttctaagcgtacgaaacttcgtttgaaaaaccgaaaccatGACATAAgacgagtgacaacgtacaagtcattaaaATTAAATTTTCAAGTTAACTATgcgtatgaatataatataatatataattaattatataaatatatatatatatatatatatatatatatatatatatatatatatatatatatatatatatatatatatataaaacagtcGGCACAAGAAGTTAGTCGAGAATGAGCTGGACTCCATAGGCTCGCGATCGCGGAGCCATTAGGCCTACACACTTTGCGATCGCGGAGAAGGCTGGGACAGAAATGGGCATAAAGCTCGATCGTTCCTGGTTCGGCTGAATCCATTCCATCTATCCACTTATCTATTACTCCGTAGTATAttcattttattgttattgttattattattattattattattattattattattattattattattattattattattattattattattattattattattattattaattattattattcttattattattattattattattattatgattaatattattaatcatattatttttAGAAgtcgtattagtattattattagtattatacataaaatactacgacgaggtcatgagcgtgttattttcaaactggttttcgagcgggataaagctaaggaaattatgagttatagctatggagtctatgagtatggatcaggggtaggctcgtgaggtcaacctagtgtttatcgtctccgttgcgtctacctattttcctgcaatattgaatctcaatattgatacgtgagcactcataacttaacttttatatattattagtgtatccctgactagtgctcgagtatataggattatgcatgcttgtacgtttgatattgtcgttagatagtttttgatgaatcacaaatttgatacatatgctactgagataaggtatatgatatgcatgtcgttggaaagctggcgaaaaaattaataacttttcatttagaaagcgtatgatttcgatgaatggtttaaaagatatagtcaattgaattgtcTATAATTTtaggtattattgttaaaatgattattattattactatcgtcattattatcatcgttattattattatctaataattattattattattatcatcattatcgttattaatataagtattaatatttaaaatttttatggttattattaacaCTATCGTATTATCActgaggttattattattattaatattatcattattattattattattattattattattatta
The window above is part of the Rutidosis leptorrhynchoides isolate AG116_Rl617_1_P2 chromosome 1, CSIRO_AGI_Rlap_v1, whole genome shotgun sequence genome. Proteins encoded here:
- the LOC139862675 gene encoding hydroquinone glucosyltransferase-like; translated protein: MESHIAIFPSPGMGHLIPLTELARRLLAHRQLLITFIIPTAVGAPIKPQNDILNAMSESITSIFLPPVSLNDIPEDSSLETRISLTLTRSLPALHNTLTELTHESTRKKPLALVVDLFGPPSFEVANELNIPAYIFCTVSAMSLVSIFQLPILDKMFTCEYRDLVEPVKLPGCVPVQGTDMAEPFQDKKNEAYKNMVEVAKMFGLSKGLLVNSFYELEPGAFKALEEGEWCKPDIYPVGPLIRSGLENRTGDGFECLKWLDNHPARSVLFVSFGSGGTLSQQQFNELAFGLEQSGQRFIWVIKSPHGNSNASYFSAQSNMDPFEFLPDGFLGRVKDRGLVVSLWAPQVEILSHGSTGGFLTHCGWNSILESIVNGVPMIAWPLFAEQKMNAVLLTDSLIVAYRVKVDEKGLVGRDEIDKSVRSLIKGEDGRKMRSKMSELKDFGTKALSQDGSSSRSLLSVAQKWVE